GACGCCTCGCCGTACAACCTGTTCCCGATCGTCTGCGACCTGCTCACGCAGGGGAAGGTGCCGCAGATCTACGGCAACGACCACCCGACCCCGGACGGTACGTCGGTCAAGGACTACGTGCACGTCGCCGACCTGGCCCGCGCCCACGTCGCGGCCGCCCGCGCGCTCGAGTCCGGGAAGGCCCTCGAACCCGTCTACAACCTGGGCAGCGGCACCGGTACGTCGGTCCGCGAGATCATGGACGCCGCCCGCCGGGTCACGGGAATCGACTTCACCCCGACCGAGGGCCCACGCCGCCCCGGCGACCCGTCCCGCGTCGTTGCCAACGGCGACCTGGCCACCCGCGACCTCGCCTGGCAGAACACCTACACGGTCGACGACATGTTCGCCACCGCCTGGGAAGCCTGGCCGAAGCGCTGAATCGTGGTCGAGGGTCCGGACCGGCTGTAGCCTGTGGCGCAGTTCACTGAGCTGCCCGTGCACGGGCACAGATCGAGGGGTGCGATCCATGAGTCACGAGAGCCTGCCGCAGTTCCTGGCGAAGATCGATCTCTTCGAGGGGCTGTCCAAGGACACGCTGTCCGACCTGATCGAGCGTGGCACCACGTTGAAGGTTCCGGCCGGCAGCCATGTGGTCGAGCAGGGTGCGCACGACGCCGGCCTGCAGGTAGTGATGGCGGGCTCGGCCGCCGTGGAGGTCAACGGCGTCGTCCGTGAGCCGCTGGAAGTCGGGGGCTACTTCGGCGAGATCTCGCTGATCGACGGCCTGCCGCGGTCCGCGACGGTGGTGGCCGGGCCGGACGGGCTGACCACCTTCGCGCTGTCCGCGCTCGCGTTCGAGCCGGTCGTGAAGGAGAACCCGGAGGTCGCCCAGGCCCTGCTCAAGGCCCTGACCGCCCGGATCCGCAGCCTCGAGTCCCAGAGCTGAGTCGATTTGGGAGCGGGCGCGCGATGAGTGAGGAACGCAAGGTCGTCACGGTGCTGTTCTGCGACCTCGTCGGCTTCACCACCGCGTCCGAGTCCGCCGACCCGGAGGATGTCCGGCGTTGGCTGGCGCCGTACCACTCGACCCTGCGGCAGACGGTCGAGCGGTACGGCGGGACGGTCGAGAAGTTCGCCGGGGACGCCATCCTGGCCGTCTTCGGCGCACCGCGGTCCCGCGAGGACGACGCCGAACGGGCGGTCCGGGCCGGCTTGGCGATCCTCGAGGCGGTGCGGACGCTGCCGGACGGGCCGCTGGAGGTCCGGATCGGCATCGAGACCGGTGAGGCGCTGGTCCAGCTGACCGCGCGACCCGAGCTCGGCGAGCCGTTCGTCACCGGCATGGTCGTGAACCTCGCCGCCCGCCTGCAGTCCTCCGCGCCGATCGGCGCGGTCGTCGTCGGGCACGGCACCCACGAGGCAACGAGTCGCGTCTTCGGCTACGACGCGCTGGAACCCGTTGCGGCCAAGGGAATCAGCCGTCCGGTCGAACGCTGGCAGGCCGGCTCGCCGCGAGCGCGCTTCGGTACGGACGTCATCCGCGACCTCAGTACGCCGATGGTCGGCCGGCAGCGCGATCTGACCTTGCTGTGCACGGCGTTCGAGAAGGCCCTCGCGGAGCGGGTGCCGCAGTTCGTCACGCTGCTCGGCGAGCCGGGTATCGGCAAGTCGCGCCTGGTCGCGGAGTTCGGCGCCTGGCTGGACCAGCACGACGAACTCGTCACCTGGCGCGAAGGCCGGTCGCTGCCGTACGGCGAGACGCCGTTCGGGCCGATCGCCGAGATCTTCAAGGTCCAGGCCGGGATCCTGGACACCGACCCGCCGGCGCAGGCCGTGGCCAAGCTCGACGCGATCGTGCCGGACGGCGCGGACCGTGCCTGGCTGCGGGCCCGGGTCGGGCCCTTGGTCGGCGCCGACCAGTCCGCTCATCCGGAGTCGGCGGCCCAGGAGGAGTCGTTCGCGGCCTGGCGGCAACTGCTGGAGTCGTTCGGCGAGCAGTCGCCGGTGGTCCTGGTGTTCGAGGATCTGCACTGGGCGACGGACGCGATGCTCGCCTTCGTCGATCATCTGGCCGAGTGGCTGACCGACCTGCCGCTGCTGGTCGTCGTCACCGCCCGCCCCGAGCTGCTCGAACGCGGACCGCAGTGGACCCGCGGGGTCCAGAACTCCCTCACCGTCGGCGTCGCGCCGCTGACCGCGGACGAGACGGATCAACTCCTGAGCCGGATGTTCGGCGGTCAGGACGTGCCGGCCGAGATCCGCCGGCGCCTGGTACGCCGTGCCGACGGCAACCCCTTGTATGCCGAAGAACTCGCCCGGGTCGTGGCCGACTGCGGCCCGGACCAGGCCGGCTCGGCCGACCTGCCGATCGGCATCGCGGCGCTGATCGCGGCCCGCCTGGACACCCTGGAGCCGGATCGCAAGGCCTTGCTCGCGGACGCCGCCGTGATCGGTCCGGTGTTCTGGGCCGAAGCCGTCGCGGCGCTGTCCGACCGTGATCCGGGCCAGGTGGTCCAGGCGCTGCAGGAGCTGGCCCGCAAGGAGCTGGTGCGTCCGGTCCGGCGGTCGTCGATGCTGGGCCAGCACGAATACACCTTCTGGCATGCCCTGACCCGCGACGTCGCCTACAGCCAGGTGCCGCGCGCGGCTCGATCGGCACGGCACCTCGCCGCCGCCGACTGGCTCGAGCTGCGTTGCGCTGCCTGTCAGGCCGAGACGCCGAACCTGATCGCCTACCACCTCAGCACGGCTCTGGACCTTGCCGCGGCACTGGGCGACCCGGAGGCGGCCGCGGCGATCGCTCCCCGGGCGCGTGAGTACCAGCTGATGGCCGCGGAACTGGCGATGAACCTCGACACCAACGAGGCGCTCGCCCTGCTCGACCGCGCGCTGGCCCTGAGCCCGGCCGGCGATCCCGAACGTCCCACGGTCCTGCTGCGCTGGGGCTGGGCGGCTTTCCAGGCGGGCCGCCTCGACGACGCCCAGGCCGCGTACCTCGAGGCGATCGCCGGATTCGAGGCGATCGGGGACATCCGCGGAGTCGCGCTCGCGTTGCGAGCCTCGACGTACTCGCTGAGCAGCATGGAGGAGAGCTTGGCGACGGTCGACCGGGCGGTCGGGATGCTCGAGGCGCTCGGGCCGAGCGAGGATCTGGCGCTGTTGCTCTCCGGCCAGGCGAGCATCCGCGTGGTCGCGAGCCGCTATCAGGAGGCGATCGACTCGGCGAACTCTGCCCTGCGGATCGCGACCGAGCAGGGGTACGCCGTACCGCACCGGGCCCTGGAGTCGCGTGGGCTCGCCCGGGTCGGTCTGGGGGACACCGGTGGGCTGGTCGACGTCAAGGAGGCGCTGACGGCGCTGCTCGAGGGCGGTGGGGGGCGCGATGCGGCGGTGACGTGGCTGAACTACGGCTGGGTGCTGTGGCAGATCGAGGGACCGGTGGTTGCCTTGGGCGAGCTGGAAGCGGCTCGCGAGTTCTCCGCCCGGCGCCGGCTGGCCGAGATGGTGGAGCAGATCGGCTGTACCGTCCTGCAGTTGATGATCGAGACCGGTCGGTCGGCCGAGGTGATCGCGGCGTGCCAGGCACAGCTCGAGCACCCCTCACCGGCGTTCACCCTGTTGCGGCGCATCGAGGTCCTCGGCGCGCTGGCGGTGGCGGAGGCCGAGGCCGGCCTCTCGGGCGCTCGCGATCACGCCGAGGAGGCGTACCGGCTGGCCGTGGAGGCGGGCTGGCCGGACATGATCGCGGTCGCGGCCTCGCCCGCGGCGACGACGCGTGCGCGCGACGGCGACCGGGACGGCGTCCTGGAGATCCTGCAGTTGCTGACCTCGCTGGCCGGGCTGCACGGCAGCATCGAATTCGATGTCCGCCTGCCGTCCTTGGTGCGCGCGGCACTCGCCGCCGGCCACGCCGACGCCGCGGCCGTCCTCGTGGACTTCGTCGAGCCGGTGCTGCCGATGCGCGAGTACTCGGCGACCACGGCTGAGGCGCTGCTCGCCGAACACCGCGGCGACACCGAGACCGCGGCCGCCGGGTTCACGCGCGCCGCCGCGGACTGGGGCGCCTTCGGCAACAAACTCGAACAGTCCCACGCCCTCCGCGGCCTCCACCGCACCACGGGCGACCCGGCCGCCCTGACACAAGCCGAGCAGCTGTTCAGACCCCTGGATACTCCTTCTTGAAGGGGCCTGTGGTGGTTAGGTCGAGGACGCCGGGGCCGGTGAGGACGCCGCCTTCTACGGGGAGGGTGTGGCCGGTGATCCAGGAGGCGTCGTCGGAGGCGAGGAACGCGACGGCGGCGGCGATGTCCTCGGGCTCGCCGATGCGGCCGAGCGGGTACATCTTGCCGAACTTCTCCAGGGTGTCCGGCTGATTGTCCCAGTTCGGCGTCCGAATGGTGCCGGGGGCAACCACATTGAAGCGGACGCCGAGGTTGCCGTAGCGGGCGGCGTAGTTGACCGTCATCGCGATCTGTCCGGCCTTGGCGGCGGCGTACTCGATGTTGCCGAAGGCGGCGATCCCGTTCACCGAGCTGATCGTGACGACGTTGCCGCGGTTCTTCACCAGCTCCGGCAGCGCGGCCTGGATGCAGCGCGATGCGCCGACCAACGTGAGGTCGAGTTGCGCGTGCCACTCCTCGGCGGTGGCGTCCTCGGGAACGGATTGAACGATGCAGCCGCCGGCGTTGTTCACCACGACGTCCAGGCGGCCGAACCGCTCGACCGCGGCCGCGACCGCCGCGTCGACGTCGTCCCGGCTCGTCACGTCGACCCGGATCCCGAGCGCGTTCGAGCCGATCTCCTGCGCGACTTCGGTGACCTTCTCCTCCTGGAGATCGGTCACCACCACCGACGCGTCTTCAGCGGCCAGCCGCCGCGCGACCGCCGAACCGATACCCTGCGCCGCCGCCGTAACCAACGCAACCTTGCCCTCGAACCGTCGCACTACCCCTCCAGAACTCGGTCGACCTTCTCGTCCGAAACCCGGCGCTCCAGTTTGGCGGCGTCCAGGTTGCGGCAGAGCACGATCGAACCACCCCCGGAGATCACGCCGATCAGCAGGGCCAGGCCGTCGCGGTCCGTCAGCGTGCGCGTCACGAGGATCCGGTCGCTCACGGGTTCCGCCGTACCGATCAGGTCTTCGTGGGTGAGGTCGTCGTACGCCGGGGAGGCAGCCGTCGGCGGGTCGAACGGGACGAACACGTCCGGATGGTTGTAGACCTCGGCGCCGTAGTCCTGGACGCCGTCGGGGATCGGCTCGCGGAAGCGGCCACCGAGCGGGAGCAGCGCGGAGGCGACGGTCTCGCGCTCGCCGCGGACCGCGAAGTCCGGGCCGGTGATCGCGAGGGTGCCGGTGCCGCTGGTCAGGGAGGCGCCGACCGACCAGGTGGACAGCGCCCAGACCACGCCGAGCCAGTGCGGCGGCAGGCCGATCGCGACGGTCTCGCCGGCCTCCAGGTCGTACTCGTCGACGAGCAGGTTGGCGGTCTTCGCGACCCAGTTCGCGGTGGTGACCGCGCTGAGCTCGATCCGTTCGCCGGTCGTGTCGTCGTAGTAGGTGAGGAACGGGGCGCCGCCGTCCCGGCGGACCGCGGCCGCGAACAACTCGGGCAGGACTCGTGACATATGGCCCAGCCTACGGTTCGCGGACCGACGTACGTTGGACGGGGATTGACCGGAAAGAAGGCTTGTCATGATGCCAGAGCTCGCGCTGCCCGAAGGCGGCGAATGGATCGTCATCCTGGTCATCGTCGTGCTGCTGTTCGGCGCCAAGAAACTCCCCGAGCTGACCCGGAACGCGGCCCGTGCGATGAAGGAGTTCGACAAGGCCCGCAACGGCGACGACGAACCCGGACCCCAGTTGGCGCCCCAGCAACCCGCGACCCCCACCCCCGCAGCGGGTGCGCCGCCCACCCCCTCATCGCAGTCACCGGTCGACGGGTCAGGTGGGCGCGTTGACCTCCAAGGCGGCGGTGCGCAGGGCGGCAGCCAGTAGGGCTGTTGGCTCGGGCATCCGGCCGGGGAGCCGGGCGAGGATCGTACGGCGCAACTCCTGCGGCCCGCCCCGTACCGTGACCACCCGCACACCCGGTGGCACCGCGGAGGCCATCGACGCGGAGATCGTCGTGAGCCCCGCCCCGGCCGCGACCAGCTGAAGCTTCGCAAGCCAGTCGCGCACCGTATGCGCGATCACCGGCCGCTCGTCCAGCCCCGGCCAAACGCCCATCAGCAGCTCGCTGCTCGACGCCGGCCCGGCGATCCACCGCTGACCCCGTAGGT
This Kribbella sp. NBC_00482 DNA region includes the following protein-coding sequences:
- a CDS encoding AAA family ATPase, whose amino-acid sequence is MSEERKVVTVLFCDLVGFTTASESADPEDVRRWLAPYHSTLRQTVERYGGTVEKFAGDAILAVFGAPRSREDDAERAVRAGLAILEAVRTLPDGPLEVRIGIETGEALVQLTARPELGEPFVTGMVVNLAARLQSSAPIGAVVVGHGTHEATSRVFGYDALEPVAAKGISRPVERWQAGSPRARFGTDVIRDLSTPMVGRQRDLTLLCTAFEKALAERVPQFVTLLGEPGIGKSRLVAEFGAWLDQHDELVTWREGRSLPYGETPFGPIAEIFKVQAGILDTDPPAQAVAKLDAIVPDGADRAWLRARVGPLVGADQSAHPESAAQEESFAAWRQLLESFGEQSPVVLVFEDLHWATDAMLAFVDHLAEWLTDLPLLVVVTARPELLERGPQWTRGVQNSLTVGVAPLTADETDQLLSRMFGGQDVPAEIRRRLVRRADGNPLYAEELARVVADCGPDQAGSADLPIGIAALIAARLDTLEPDRKALLADAAVIGPVFWAEAVAALSDRDPGQVVQALQELARKELVRPVRRSSMLGQHEYTFWHALTRDVAYSQVPRAARSARHLAAADWLELRCAACQAETPNLIAYHLSTALDLAAALGDPEAAAAIAPRAREYQLMAAELAMNLDTNEALALLDRALALSPAGDPERPTVLLRWGWAAFQAGRLDDAQAAYLEAIAGFEAIGDIRGVALALRASTYSLSSMEESLATVDRAVGMLEALGPSEDLALLLSGQASIRVVASRYQEAIDSANSALRIATEQGYAVPHRALESRGLARVGLGDTGGLVDVKEALTALLEGGGGRDAAVTWLNYGWVLWQIEGPVVALGELEAAREFSARRRLAEMVEQIGCTVLQLMIETGRSAEVIAACQAQLEHPSPAFTLLRRIEVLGALAVAEAEAGLSGARDHAEEAYRLAVEAGWPDMIAVAASPAATTRARDGDRDGVLEILQLLTSLAGLHGSIEFDVRLPSLVRAALAAGHADAAAVLVDFVEPVLPMREYSATTAEALLAEHRGDTETAAAGFTRAAADWGAFGNKLEQSHALRGLHRTTGDPAALTQAEQLFRPLDTPS
- a CDS encoding twin-arginine translocase TatA/TatE family subunit is translated as MMPELALPEGGEWIVILVIVVLLFGAKKLPELTRNAARAMKEFDKARNGDDEPGPQLAPQQPATPTPAAGAPPTPSSQSPVDGSGGRVDLQGGGAQGGSQ
- a CDS encoding TIGR03089 family protein, whose protein sequence is MSRVLPELFAAAVRRDGGAPFLTYYDDTTGERIELSAVTTANWVAKTANLLVDEYDLEAGETVAIGLPPHWLGVVWALSTWSVGASLTSGTGTLAITGPDFAVRGERETVASALLPLGGRFREPIPDGVQDYGAEVYNHPDVFVPFDPPTAASPAYDDLTHEDLIGTAEPVSDRILVTRTLTDRDGLALLIGVISGGGSIVLCRNLDAAKLERRVSDEKVDRVLEG
- a CDS encoding SDR family NAD(P)-dependent oxidoreductase, with the translated sequence MRRFEGKVALVTAAAQGIGSAVARRLAAEDASVVVTDLQEEKVTEVAQEIGSNALGIRVDVTSRDDVDAAVAAAVERFGRLDVVVNNAGGCIVQSVPEDATAEEWHAQLDLTLVGASRCIQAALPELVKNRGNVVTISSVNGIAAFGNIEYAAAKAGQIAMTVNYAARYGNLGVRFNVVAPGTIRTPNWDNQPDTLEKFGKMYPLGRIGEPEDIAAAVAFLASDDASWITGHTLPVEGGVLTGPGVLDLTTTGPFKKEYPGV
- a CDS encoding cyclic nucleotide-binding domain-containing protein; translation: MSHESLPQFLAKIDLFEGLSKDTLSDLIERGTTLKVPAGSHVVEQGAHDAGLQVVMAGSAAVEVNGVVREPLEVGGYFGEISLIDGLPRSATVVAGPDGLTTFALSALAFEPVVKENPEVAQALLKALTARIRSLESQS